From Macaca fascicularis isolate 582-1 chromosome 14, T2T-MFA8v1.1, a single genomic window includes:
- the MMP8 gene encoding neutrophil collagenase: MFSLKMLLFLLLLHVQISKAFPVSSKEENTKIVQDYLEKFYQLPSNQYQSTRKNGTSMIVEKLKEMQRFFGLNVTGKPNEETLDMMKKPRCGVPDSGDFMLTPGNPKWERTNLTYSILNYTPQLSETDVEGAIKKAFEVWSKASPLTFTRISQGQADINIAFFQRDHGDNSPFDGPNGILAHAFQPGQGIGGDAHFDAEETWTKTSTNYNLFLVAAHEFGHSLGLAHSSDPGALMYPNYAFRETSNYSLPQDDINGIQAIYGPSSNPIQPTGPSTPKSCDPRLTFDAITTLRGEILFFKDEYFWRRHPHLQSVEMNFISLFWPSLPTGIQAAYEDFDRDLIFLFKGNQYWAVSGYDIQQGYPRDISNYGFPSSVQAIDAAVFYRSKTYFFVNDQFWRYDNQRQFMEPGYPKSISGTFPGIENKVDAVFQQEHFFLFFSGPRYYAFDLIAERVTRVARANKWLNCRYS; encoded by the exons atgttctccttgaagatgctTCTATTTCTGCTCTTACTCCATGTGCAGATTTCCAAGGCCTTTCCTGTATCTTCTAaagaggaaaatacaaaaattgttcAG GACTACCTGGAAAAGTTCTACCAATTACCAAGCAACCAGTATCAGTCTACAAGGAAGAATGGCACTAGTATGATTGTTGAAAAGCTTAAAGAAATGCAACGATTTTTTGGGTTGAATGTGACGGGGAAGCCAAATGAGGAAACTCTGGACATGATGAAAAAGCCTCGCTGTGGAGTGCCTGACAGTGGTGATTTTATGTTAACCCCAGGAAACCCCAAGTGGGAACGCACTAATTTGACCTACAG CATTCTAAACTATACACCGCAGCTGTCAGAGACTGATGTAGAAGGAGCTATTAAGAAAGCCTTTGAAGTCTGGAGTAAGGCGTCACCTCTCACCTTCACCAGGATCTCACAGGGACAAGCAGATATCAACATTGCTTTTTTCCAAAGAG ATCACGGTGACAATTCTCCATTTGATGGACCCAATGGAATCCTTGCTCATGCCTTTCAGCCAGGCCAAGGTATTGGAGGAGATGCTCATTTTGATGCCGAAGAAACATGGACCAAAACCTCCACAA ATTACAACTTGTTTCTTGTTGCTGCTCATGAATTTGGCCATTCTTTGGGGCTCGCTCACTCCTCTGACCCTGGTGCCTTGATGTATCCCAATTATGCTTTCAGGGAAACCAGCAACTACTCACTCCCACAAGATGACATCAATGGCATTCAGGCCATCTATG gacctTCAAGCAACCCTATCCAACCTACTGGACCAAGCACACCCAAATCCTGCGACCCCAGATTGACATTTGATGCTATCACCACACTCCGTGgagaaatacttttctttaaagacga GTACTTCTGGAGAAGGCATCCTCACCTACAAAGTGTCgaaatgaattttatttctctattctgGCCATCCCTTCCAACTGGCATACAGGCTGCTTATGAGGATTTTGACAGGGACCTCATTTTCCTATTCAAAG GCAACCAATACTGGGCTGTGAGTGGCTATGACATTCAGCAAGGTTATCCCAGGGATATATCAAACTATGGCTTCCCCAGCAGTGTCCAAGCAATTGACGCAGCTGTTTTCTACAGAAGTAAAACATACTTCTTTGTAAATGACCAATTCTGGAG ATATGATAACCAAAGACAATTCATGGAACCAGGTTATCCCAAAAGCATATCAGGTACCTTTCCAGGAATAGAGAATAAAGTTGATGCAGTTTTCCAGCAAGAAc acttcttccttttcttcagtgGACCAAGATATTATGCATTTGATCTTATTGCTGAGAGAGTTACCAGAGTTGCAAGAGCCAATAAATGGCTTAACTGTAGATATAGCTGA